The Caminicella sporogenes DSM 14501 genomic interval TTGTTAGTTAATGCTATTAAAAAGGTATTATCAAAAACTAATAAAATAGATAAAAATAGAAGACAATTTTTTAAAGAACTGAAAAGAGAAATCTATACTGTTGAGGATAAAATAAATTTATTTCAAAAAAAACTTGAAAAAGTTGAGAGCATTAAATTTTACGAACTGTTTGACAAAAATACCAGCAGATTAGAAATAATAGTAACATTTCTGGCTTTATTAGAATTATTAAAATTGAAAAAAATATCAGTTAAACAAGATAAATTATTTGATGAAATAATTATTTTTAAAATAGGCTAAGGAGGAATAAAACTTAAAAATGGATGATAAAGAAATAAAATCTATAATTGAATCTATATTGTTTGTATGGGGAGGGCCACTTCATATAAATGAATTAGCGAGAGTACTTGATATATCTAAAGAAGAAGTGAAAAAAAATGTTTTACAGCTTAAAGATGAAATGGAAAAACATAATAGAGGAATAAGAGTAATACAAGTTAATGATTGTTATCAATTATGTACGAAAATAGAGAGTCATCCATATATAGAAAAACTCTGTATTACATCTCAAAATAAAGGATTGTCTCAGCCTACATTAGAAGTTTTAGC includes:
- the scpB gene encoding SMC-Scp complex subunit ScpB; this translates as MDDKEIKSIIESILFVWGGPLHINELARVLDISKEEVKKNVLQLKDEMEKHNRGIRVIQVNDCYQLCTKIESHPYIEKLCITSQNKGLSQPTLEVLAIIAYKQPITRYEIENIRGVKSDKAINTLLERELIEIKGRLDKIGRPILYGTTDVFLKTFGFKSLDELPEVEEIEKLDFLLKKE